The following coding sequences lie in one Labrus bergylta chromosome 5, fLabBer1.1, whole genome shotgun sequence genomic window:
- the LOC109986215 gene encoding poly(rC)-binding protein 2 isoform X3, which translates to MDSGVIEGGLNVTLTIRLLMHGKEVGSIIGKKGESVKKMREESGARINISEGNCPERIITLAGPTTAIFKAFSMIIEKLEEDISSSMTNSTATSKPPVTLRIVVPASQCGSLIGKGGCKIKEIRESTGAQVQVAGDMLPNSTERAITIAGTPQSIIECVKQICVVMLESPPKGVTIPYRPKPSGSPVIFAGGQAYAVQGQHAIPQPDSSSAAISPQLTKLHQLAMQQSPFPIAPSNQGFTGIDASAQTSSHEMTIPNDLIGCIIGRQGAKINEIRQMSGAQIKIANPVDGSTDRQVTITGSPASISLAEYLINARLSSEATGLAAN; encoded by the exons ATGGACTCCGGTGTGATTGAAGGAGGGCTCAATGTCACCCTTACCATTAGGCTGCTCATGCATGGCAAG GAAGTTGGAAGCATTATTGGCAAG AAAGGTGAATCTGTGAAGAAGATGAGAGAAGAG aGCGGGGCTCGCATCAACATCTCTGAGGGCAATTGTCCTGAGAGGATCATTACTTTGGCAGGTCCAACCACCGCCATCTTTAAGGCGTTCTCCATGATCATTGAAAAGCTGGAAGAG gACATAAGCAGCTCAATGACAAACAGCACAGCTACCAGCAAGCCCCCAGTGACCCTACGCATTGTGGTGCCTGCCAGCCAGTGTGGCTCCCTCATCGGGAAAGGTGGCTGCAAGATTAAGGAAATTCGAGAG TCAACTGGTGCTCAGGTACAAGTGGCAGGAGACATGCTCCCCAACTCCACAGAGCGAGCCATCACCATCGCTGGTACTCCCCAGTCGATAATTGAGTGTGTGAAGCAGATCTGCGTGGTCATGCTCGAG TCTCCCCCTAAGGGGGTCACTATCCCTTACCGGCCCAAGCCCTCAGGATCCCCTGTCATCTTTGCAGGCGGACAG GCGTATGCCGTACAAGGACAGCACGCGATTCCACAACCAGAT tCTTCCTCTGCTGCTATCTCTCCACAGCTCACCAAGCTTCACCAGCTGGCTATGCAGCAGAGCCCCTTCCCCATTGCACCCAGCAACCAGGGATTCACCG GAATAGATGCTTCTGCTCAAACCAGTTCCCATGAAATGACCATTCCAAATGAt CTCATTGGTTGCATCATCGGCCGCCAGGGAGCCAAGATCAACGAGATCAGGCAAATGTCAGGCGCCCAGATCAAGATTGCAAATCCAGTGGATGGATCTACTGACCGCCAGGTCACCATCACAGGGTCGCCTGCCAGCATCAGCCTGGCAGAGTACCTCATCAACGCCAG gCTTTCCTCTGAGGCCACAGGACTGGCAGCCAACTGA
- the LOC109986215 gene encoding poly(rC)-binding protein 2 isoform X4, with product MDSGVIEGGLNVTLTIRLLMHGKEVGSIIGKKGESVKKMREESGARINISEGNCPERIITLAGPTTAIFKAFSMIIEKLEEDISSSMTNSTATSKPPVTLRIVVPASQCGSLIGKGGCKIKEIRESTGAQVQVAGDMLPNSTERAITIAGTPQSIIECVKQICVVMLESPPKGVTIPYRPKPSGSPVIFAGGQAYAVQGQHAIPQPDLTKLHQLAMQQSPFPIAPSNQGFTGIDASAQTSSHEMTIPNDLIGCIIGRQGAKINEIRQMSGAQIKIANPVDGSTDRQVTITGSPASISLAEYLINARLSSEATGLAAN from the exons ATGGACTCCGGTGTGATTGAAGGAGGGCTCAATGTCACCCTTACCATTAGGCTGCTCATGCATGGCAAG GAAGTTGGAAGCATTATTGGCAAG AAAGGTGAATCTGTGAAGAAGATGAGAGAAGAG aGCGGGGCTCGCATCAACATCTCTGAGGGCAATTGTCCTGAGAGGATCATTACTTTGGCAGGTCCAACCACCGCCATCTTTAAGGCGTTCTCCATGATCATTGAAAAGCTGGAAGAG gACATAAGCAGCTCAATGACAAACAGCACAGCTACCAGCAAGCCCCCAGTGACCCTACGCATTGTGGTGCCTGCCAGCCAGTGTGGCTCCCTCATCGGGAAAGGTGGCTGCAAGATTAAGGAAATTCGAGAG TCAACTGGTGCTCAGGTACAAGTGGCAGGAGACATGCTCCCCAACTCCACAGAGCGAGCCATCACCATCGCTGGTACTCCCCAGTCGATAATTGAGTGTGTGAAGCAGATCTGCGTGGTCATGCTCGAG TCTCCCCCTAAGGGGGTCACTATCCCTTACCGGCCCAAGCCCTCAGGATCCCCTGTCATCTTTGCAGGCGGACAG GCGTATGCCGTACAAGGACAGCACGCGATTCCACAACCAGAT CTCACCAAGCTTCACCAGCTGGCTATGCAGCAGAGCCCCTTCCCCATTGCACCCAGCAACCAGGGATTCACCG GAATAGATGCTTCTGCTCAAACCAGTTCCCATGAAATGACCATTCCAAATGAt CTCATTGGTTGCATCATCGGCCGCCAGGGAGCCAAGATCAACGAGATCAGGCAAATGTCAGGCGCCCAGATCAAGATTGCAAATCCAGTGGATGGATCTACTGACCGCCAGGTCACCATCACAGGGTCGCCTGCCAGCATCAGCCTGGCAGAGTACCTCATCAACGCCAG gCTTTCCTCTGAGGCCACAGGACTGGCAGCCAACTGA
- the LOC109986215 gene encoding poly(rC)-binding protein 2 isoform X1 yields MDSGVIEGGLNVTLTIRLLMHGKEVGSIIGKKGESVKKMREESGARINISEGNCPERIITLAGPTTAIFKAFSMIIEKLEEDISSSMTNSTATSKPPVTLRIVVPASQCGSLIGKGGCKIKEIRESTGAQVQVAGDMLPNSTERAITIAGTPQSIIECVKQICVVMLESPPKGVTIPYRPKPSGSPVIFAGGQAYAVQGQHAIPQPDSSSAAISPQLTKLHQLAMQQSPFPIAPSNQGFTGIDASAQTSSHEMTIPNDLIGCIIGRQGAKINEIRQMSGAQIKIANPVDGSTDRQVTITGSPASISLAEYLINASVESSKPPPSSSSLNPEQTSLCPPSTSTTTTTTTTNTATTTTTTSSAATSSFSSSSSSSSSSSCVVPPSASIPLSLLAPGPSPPSSSSSSSSCSTTDSLLPSSPACVSSLLSLKPLPLLALHVVSGASNPAHPMPTEPKIAPELSSKSKRRRLSPY; encoded by the exons ATGGACTCCGGTGTGATTGAAGGAGGGCTCAATGTCACCCTTACCATTAGGCTGCTCATGCATGGCAAG GAAGTTGGAAGCATTATTGGCAAG AAAGGTGAATCTGTGAAGAAGATGAGAGAAGAG aGCGGGGCTCGCATCAACATCTCTGAGGGCAATTGTCCTGAGAGGATCATTACTTTGGCAGGTCCAACCACCGCCATCTTTAAGGCGTTCTCCATGATCATTGAAAAGCTGGAAGAG gACATAAGCAGCTCAATGACAAACAGCACAGCTACCAGCAAGCCCCCAGTGACCCTACGCATTGTGGTGCCTGCCAGCCAGTGTGGCTCCCTCATCGGGAAAGGTGGCTGCAAGATTAAGGAAATTCGAGAG TCAACTGGTGCTCAGGTACAAGTGGCAGGAGACATGCTCCCCAACTCCACAGAGCGAGCCATCACCATCGCTGGTACTCCCCAGTCGATAATTGAGTGTGTGAAGCAGATCTGCGTGGTCATGCTCGAG TCTCCCCCTAAGGGGGTCACTATCCCTTACCGGCCCAAGCCCTCAGGATCCCCTGTCATCTTTGCAGGCGGACAG GCGTATGCCGTACAAGGACAGCACGCGATTCCACAACCAGAT tCTTCCTCTGCTGCTATCTCTCCACAGCTCACCAAGCTTCACCAGCTGGCTATGCAGCAGAGCCCCTTCCCCATTGCACCCAGCAACCAGGGATTCACCG GAATAGATGCTTCTGCTCAAACCAGTTCCCATGAAATGACCATTCCAAATGAt CTCATTGGTTGCATCATCGGCCGCCAGGGAGCCAAGATCAACGAGATCAGGCAAATGTCAGGCGCCCAGATCAAGATTGCAAATCCAGTGGATGGATCTACTGACCGCCAGGTCACCATCACAGGGTCGCCTGCCAGCATCAGCCTGGCAGAGTACCTCATCAACGCCAG TGTAGAGTCCTCTaaacctcctccctcctcctcctccttgaaCCCTGAACAGACCAGCCTGTGCCCTCCCTCCacctctactactactactactactaccacaaatactgctactactactaccaccacctcctctgccgctacctcctccttctcctcttcctcatcctcctcttcctcctcctcctgtgtggTGCCCCCCTCAGCCTCCATCCCTCTGTCCTTGTTGGCTCCAGGGccgtctcctccctcctcttcctcctcctcctcctcttgctccaCCACTGACTCCCTGCTCCCCAGCTCTCCTGCCTGTGTGTCGAGTCTCCTCAGTCTCaagcccctccctctcctggCCCTCCATGTTGTCAGCGGGGCCAGTAATCCCGCCCACCCAATGCCCACTGAGCCCAAAATCGCCCCTGAGTTGAGCTCCAAGTCTAAAAGGCGGAGGCTCTCCCCTTACTAA
- the LOC109986215 gene encoding poly(rC)-binding protein 2 isoform X2, with translation MDSGVIEGGLNVTLTIRLLMHGKEVGSIIGKKGESVKKMREESGARINISEGNCPERIITLAGPTTAIFKAFSMIIEKLEEDISSSMTNSTATSKPPVTLRIVVPASQCGSLIGKGGCKIKEIRESTGAQVQVAGDMLPNSTERAITIAGTPQSIIECVKQICVVMLESPPKGVTIPYRPKPSGSPVIFAGGQAYAVQGQHAIPQPDLTKLHQLAMQQSPFPIAPSNQGFTGIDASAQTSSHEMTIPNDLIGCIIGRQGAKINEIRQMSGAQIKIANPVDGSTDRQVTITGSPASISLAEYLINASVESSKPPPSSSSLNPEQTSLCPPSTSTTTTTTTTNTATTTTTTSSAATSSFSSSSSSSSSSSCVVPPSASIPLSLLAPGPSPPSSSSSSSSCSTTDSLLPSSPACVSSLLSLKPLPLLALHVVSGASNPAHPMPTEPKIAPELSSKSKRRRLSPY, from the exons ATGGACTCCGGTGTGATTGAAGGAGGGCTCAATGTCACCCTTACCATTAGGCTGCTCATGCATGGCAAG GAAGTTGGAAGCATTATTGGCAAG AAAGGTGAATCTGTGAAGAAGATGAGAGAAGAG aGCGGGGCTCGCATCAACATCTCTGAGGGCAATTGTCCTGAGAGGATCATTACTTTGGCAGGTCCAACCACCGCCATCTTTAAGGCGTTCTCCATGATCATTGAAAAGCTGGAAGAG gACATAAGCAGCTCAATGACAAACAGCACAGCTACCAGCAAGCCCCCAGTGACCCTACGCATTGTGGTGCCTGCCAGCCAGTGTGGCTCCCTCATCGGGAAAGGTGGCTGCAAGATTAAGGAAATTCGAGAG TCAACTGGTGCTCAGGTACAAGTGGCAGGAGACATGCTCCCCAACTCCACAGAGCGAGCCATCACCATCGCTGGTACTCCCCAGTCGATAATTGAGTGTGTGAAGCAGATCTGCGTGGTCATGCTCGAG TCTCCCCCTAAGGGGGTCACTATCCCTTACCGGCCCAAGCCCTCAGGATCCCCTGTCATCTTTGCAGGCGGACAG GCGTATGCCGTACAAGGACAGCACGCGATTCCACAACCAGAT CTCACCAAGCTTCACCAGCTGGCTATGCAGCAGAGCCCCTTCCCCATTGCACCCAGCAACCAGGGATTCACCG GAATAGATGCTTCTGCTCAAACCAGTTCCCATGAAATGACCATTCCAAATGAt CTCATTGGTTGCATCATCGGCCGCCAGGGAGCCAAGATCAACGAGATCAGGCAAATGTCAGGCGCCCAGATCAAGATTGCAAATCCAGTGGATGGATCTACTGACCGCCAGGTCACCATCACAGGGTCGCCTGCCAGCATCAGCCTGGCAGAGTACCTCATCAACGCCAG TGTAGAGTCCTCTaaacctcctccctcctcctcctccttgaaCCCTGAACAGACCAGCCTGTGCCCTCCCTCCacctctactactactactactactaccacaaatactgctactactactaccaccacctcctctgccgctacctcctccttctcctcttcctcatcctcctcttcctcctcctcctgtgtggTGCCCCCCTCAGCCTCCATCCCTCTGTCCTTGTTGGCTCCAGGGccgtctcctccctcctcttcctcctcctcctcctcttgctccaCCACTGACTCCCTGCTCCCCAGCTCTCCTGCCTGTGTGTCGAGTCTCCTCAGTCTCaagcccctccctctcctggCCCTCCATGTTGTCAGCGGGGCCAGTAATCCCGCCCACCCAATGCCCACTGAGCCCAAAATCGCCCCTGAGTTGAGCTCCAAGTCTAAAAGGCGGAGGCTCTCCCCTTACTAA